A stretch of Desulfobacter hydrogenophilus DNA encodes these proteins:
- the trbG gene encoding P-type conjugative transfer protein TrbG: MKKLITIAIAVFFAGLTTCRAADFVSPVSARLVSKERKPLALQSRWQKNTLDPITTRNGMNCFVYGHSNPTIIVTPYKVADLELQPGEVINSMVLGDNARWYAEIVFSGSGDISTSHVVFKALDSGLTTTAVITTDRRVYHINLKSDRSKHMLYTGFIYPQDHIAITKAAREKEIKEKEKRTTPDGFDITNLNFDYEISGNAGWRPLQVFDNGVKTYIKLPKLQEMPMFMVKTAAGKGLVNCRVKNNCFIVDRIFDQGYLILGVGKDKEELTLTRLEAKK; encoded by the coding sequence ATGAAAAAACTAATTACAATCGCAATAGCAGTATTCTTTGCCGGTTTGACGACATGCCGGGCTGCGGATTTTGTAAGCCCCGTATCAGCCAGATTGGTCAGCAAAGAAAGAAAGCCTTTAGCCTTGCAGTCAAGATGGCAAAAAAACACCCTGGACCCCATCACCACAAGAAACGGCATGAACTGTTTTGTTTATGGACATTCAAATCCAACCATTATTGTTACACCGTATAAAGTGGCTGATCTGGAATTGCAGCCCGGAGAAGTAATCAATTCTATGGTCCTGGGCGATAACGCGCGATGGTATGCAGAAATCGTGTTTTCCGGTAGCGGCGATATCAGCACAAGTCACGTTGTTTTCAAAGCCCTGGATTCCGGACTCACTACCACAGCAGTGATCACCACTGACCGGCGGGTTTATCATATCAATCTCAAGTCCGACCGCAGTAAACACATGCTGTATACAGGCTTCATCTATCCCCAGGACCATATCGCAATCACCAAAGCGGCCCGGGAAAAAGAAATCAAAGAAAAAGAGAAAAGGACCACTCCTGATGGTTTTGATATTACCAATTTAAACTTTGATTATGAAATATCCGGAAATGCCGGCTGGAGACCGCTGCAGGTTTTTGACAACGGCGTTAAAACGTATATCAAGCTGCCAAAATTGCAGGAAATGCCCATGTTCATGGTCAAAACCGCGGCGGGTAAAGGTCTTGTAAACTGCCGGGTTAAAAATAACTGTTTTATTGTAGACCGGATTTTTGACCAAGGCTATTTAATCCTTGGTGTGGGCAAGGATAAGGAAGAATTAACCCTGACCCGGCTGGAGGCGAAAAAATGA
- a CDS encoding type IV secretion system protein: MSKGIQNHYLAGRQAWAEVFGSFIKERNLWRWLALLVSVVAILLGAGNIIQLRQQKVIPYMVEVDRAGRISGGHMAKKLETSQEMIQYSLGQFITAWRTVTADIALQEKYIKQSSFMSIGAAKRILAKWYADNNPYISSEEKLVEVRILALPLYVSGETWLVEWTEIERTHKGVERSRTTYQANLIIKRKIPETQQEIINNASGIYVSQISHSKKIQ, encoded by the coding sequence AAAGGAATTCAAAACCATTATCTCGCCGGACGGCAGGCATGGGCTGAAGTATTCGGATCTTTCATCAAGGAAAGAAACCTTTGGCGGTGGTTAGCCCTGCTTGTTTCGGTTGTAGCTATCTTGCTTGGTGCCGGCAATATCATACAGCTTAGACAACAAAAAGTGATCCCGTACATGGTTGAAGTTGACCGGGCCGGGCGGATCAGCGGCGGACATATGGCCAAAAAACTTGAGACCAGCCAGGAGATGATTCAATACAGCCTGGGCCAGTTTATCACGGCCTGGCGGACGGTCACGGCTGATATCGCCCTGCAGGAAAAATACATCAAGCAATCCAGTTTCATGTCAATTGGTGCTGCAAAAAGAATCCTGGCTAAATGGTATGCAGACAATAATCCATACATTTCCAGCGAAGAAAAATTGGTAGAAGTGCGGATTTTGGCCCTGCCTCTGTATGTCAGCGGAGAAACATGGCTGGTGGAATGGACAGAGATAGAGCGCACACATAAAGGCGTTGAACGATCCCGGACAACCTATCAAGCAAACCTTATCATCAAACGCAAGATTCCAGAAACACAACAAGAAATTATCAACAATGCCAGCGGCATATATGTGTCGCAAATCAGCCACAGCAAAAAGATACAATAG